Part of the Novosphingobium sp. ZN18A2 genome, ACGTCGCCGCCCGCCCGTTCCGCATCGTCGAAATAGCCGATCGCTTCCACCGGCTTGTTGGCCCGAACAAGCGCGCTGGCGATCTGCGTCTTGATCTTGGCGTTGCCGGGCGAAACCTGGTCCGCGCGGCGGAAGAAGCCCAGCGCCGCGTCCACATCGCCCAGCCGCAGGGCCGCGCTTCCCGCGTCGATCAGCGCATCGACATCGCGCGGATTGCGCGAAACGCGCATCAACGCTTCGTTGAGTTCCGTACTGGTGGACTTTGCCGTGTTCTGGACGACCGGGCGCGAAACGACGGGCACACCATCGTCTTGCTGCGCGGCCAATGCGGCAGTGCTGGAACAGGCGAGAAGCAGGGCGCCGAAACGGACGCCGCGCCTGGCAAATGCAGGATGCGTCATGACGCCAACCCCAATAGCAATCCGATCCTTAAGCCGCGACAACGGCAGCCGCCGCGGCTGTGGACATCTCTGGCGAACCCGAAGGGCAAGCGGCCCTTCACGCGCGCGATCCCCGGCCTGCCGCCAACCTTACTGGTTGTTCTGGCGACCCAGGAATCGCGGAATGTTCAACGAACCGGCATCGTCGCCGTCTTCACCATCCTCGTCGTCCTCGTCGCGCGAACCCCCGCGCGAGAGGTTTGCCATCCGCTCGAACAGGGTGCTGCCGGCACCCGCGGCGCCTTGCGAGACGCGCGGCGCGGGCCGGTCTTCGCCCGTGCGGGCAACCCTTGGCGTTGCGACGGGCGACGGTTCCGGCGCTTCCTCGCCGCCGCCCAGCAGAAGCTCGCCCTCGTTCGGGGACGGCGGCTCCGCCGGTGCGCCGCTGCCGGCATTGCCTGCACCGATTCCGCCTGCACCTATTCCTCCCGCACCGCTTCCGTCGGCAGCACCGTCCTCGTTGCCCTCTTCAAGGTCCAGCGTCAGGTCCAGCGCGTCATCGTCGGCAGACGCCGTTTCAGGCTCGGCCGGCGCGGGCTCTGGCGCCGCCTGCGGTTCGGGCGCGGGCTCCGGCCGGGCGACAGGTTCGGGTGCGGGTTCGCTTGCAGGCGCCGCCGTTGGAAAAGCCGGGCCGCGTGCGCCGCTCGACAGGCTGAACGGACGCGAGGCCGCTTCGGCCTGTTCCGCGCTCTGTTCGATGCCGGTGGCGACCACCGACACGCGGATCTTGCCATCCAGATCGGGATTGAACGCCGAACCCCAGATGATGTTCGCGTCGGCATCGACGAGTTCGCGGATATGGTTCGCCGCTTCGTCGACTTCCAGCAGCTTCATGTCCTCGCCGCCGATGATCGAGATGATCACGCCCTTGGCGCCCTGCATCGACACGCCGTCGAGCAGCGGGTTGGCGATGGCACGTTCCGCCGCCTCAAGCGCGCGATTCTCGCCCTCGCCCTCGCCCGTGCCCATCATCGCCTTGCCCATCTCGCCCATCACGGAGCGCACGTCGGCAAAGTCGAGGTTGATGAGACCCGGCATGACCATCAGGTCGGTAATCGAACGAACGCCCTGCTGCAGGACTTCGTCGGCAAGCTGGAAGGCTTCCTTGAAGGTCGTTTCCGCCTTGGCGATCAGGAACAGGTTCTGGTTGGGGATGACGATCAGCGTATCGACGTGCTTCTGCAGCTCTTCGATGCCCTGCTCTGCCGCGCGCATCCGGCGCGTGCCTTCGAACAGGAAGGGCTTGGTAACAACGCCCACCGTCAGCACGCCCTTCTTGCGCGCCGCTTCCGCGATCACGGGCGCCGCGCCGGTGCCGGTGCCGCCGCCCATGCCGGCCGCGATGAAGCACATGTGCACGCCATCCAGCGCGCGTTCGATCTCTTCGATCGTTTCCTCTGCGGCGGCACGGCCCACTTCGGGTCGCGCGCCCGCACCCAGGCCCTGCGTGATATCGGGACCAAGCTGGATGCGCTGTTCGGCCACGGCGTTGTTCAGCGCCTGCGCGTCGGTGTTGACCACCACGAAATCGACACCCTCGATCTTCGCGTCGATCATGTTCGCGATCGCGTTGCCGCCTGCGCCGCCGACACCGATAACGGTGATGCGGGGCCGCAGTTCATCGATCGACGGCGGTCCGATATTGATGCTCATCACAGTCTCCCAGCCATCCCGGCCTTGGAACAAGAATTTGTGTTTTTGTGGCACAACTGAATCCGACTAGGCAAAGCCGAATTAACCTTTTCCACAGCCGCGAACCCGTATAGTCCGCAATTCTCCACCGGCATGGCACAATAGGCGCCACGCGGCCCTCAGAAATATTCCTTCACCGCGCCATATACCCGGCGCAACAGCTTCACCCCGGCATAGCGCATGGTGGGCGTGTAGCTGGGGCCGACCTTGCGAATATCCACCGGATCGGCAGCAGCATAGATCACAAGCCCCGCCAGCGTCGAATAGCTGGGCGTCGCATGCGTCGGCGGCAAGCCCACCATCGCGGGCGGCGCACCGGTCCGCACCGGGCGGCCCAGCGCGCCCTGCGCATAGTCGGCCAGACCCGGCAACTGCGCGCCGCCGCCGGTCAGCACCACCTGCTGCCCGCGCTGGCCGGCAAAGCCCATCGTCTTCAGCGCCTTGCCCACTTCCTCTGTAAAGCGGCCCAGCTGCTGGGTGATGACGGACACCAGTTCGGCGCGCGGAATGCGGTTCTTGTCGTCCGCGTGCCGCGCGACCGGCCCCGCGCCTTCGGGGTCGCCCGGCGCGTTAACGGGGATCATCTCGCGGTGGTCGGTCGGGCTGGCCATCGCGGAGCCGGCCATGCATTTCAGCCGCTCGGCCTGGTAACGGCGGATGCCGAACGCCGACGCGATGGCATCGGTGATATCGCCCGAACCGAACGGGATCACCTGCATGCCCAGCAGCATTCCAGAG contains:
- the ftsZ gene encoding cell division protein FtsZ, producing the protein MSINIGPPSIDELRPRITVIGVGGAGGNAIANMIDAKIEGVDFVVVNTDAQALNNAVAEQRIQLGPDITQGLGAGARPEVGRAAAEETIEEIERALDGVHMCFIAAGMGGGTGTGAAPVIAEAARKKGVLTVGVVTKPFLFEGTRRMRAAEQGIEELQKHVDTLIVIPNQNLFLIAKAETTFKEAFQLADEVLQQGVRSITDLMVMPGLINLDFADVRSVMGEMGKAMMGTGEGEGENRALEAAERAIANPLLDGVSMQGAKGVIISIIGGEDMKLLEVDEAANHIRELVDADANIIWGSAFNPDLDGKIRVSVVATGIEQSAEQAEAASRPFSLSSGARGPAFPTAAPASEPAPEPVARPEPAPEPQAAPEPAPAEPETASADDDALDLTLDLEEGNEDGAADGSGAGGIGAGGIGAGNAGSGAPAEPPSPNEGELLLGGGEEAPEPSPVATPRVARTGEDRPAPRVSQGAAGAGSTLFERMANLSRGGSRDEDDEDGEDGDDAGSLNIPRFLGRQNNQ